The Streptomyces kanamyceticus genome window below encodes:
- a CDS encoding putative baseplate assembly protein — protein sequence MALPAPHLDDRRFQQFVDDAKRYIQQRCPEWTDHNVSDPGVTLIEAVAHMADQVVYRLNRVPEKNHLAFLDLLGVTLFPPAAARADVTFWLSAPQTEPVVLPAGTEVATSRTETEEAVAFATEGDLTVVPCELESVLRQESGGTPQDCGQDVFGGRDVAAFSASPQPGDTLLFGLSSPVPRCAAVLQLDSRVDGVGVDPRQPPLVWEAWTADGWTECEVEEDSTGGLNRPGDVVLHIPAGHTVSRIGRQDAGWLRCRVTEAVQGQPFYSASPTVRAASAFTIGGTTTVAHADVVRDESLGDSSGVPGQRLRLAQAPVVADRPPLVLEVSEHSADDSGDGDNDGAGWHQWQVVSDFASSGPLDPHVTLDAATGEIAFGPAVREPDGSLRQFGAVPAKGAAIRATRYRTGGGRAGNVARGAIQVLRSSIPYVARVENREAARGGVDGETVQEAKVRAPIALRAQERAVTARDYEELARRAAPETARIHCLAADTAEAGENAVRVLVVPQAVSDRGGRLRFEQLVPGEELLSRVTQFLDDRRPIGTRLAVGPPFYQGVTVVATLHSFRAAQSEKVRTEALDALYAYLDPLTGGAHGDGWPFGRPLRAGEIFAALQRVPGVELVDEVLLHPADPLTGRRGDATDRIDLAPSALLFPFDHRVRVIEAR from the coding sequence ATGGCCCTGCCCGCACCCCACCTCGACGACCGGCGCTTCCAGCAGTTCGTCGACGACGCCAAGCGCTACATTCAGCAGCGCTGCCCGGAGTGGACCGACCACAACGTCTCCGACCCGGGCGTCACCCTCATCGAGGCGGTCGCGCACATGGCCGACCAGGTCGTCTACCGCCTCAACCGGGTGCCGGAGAAGAACCACCTGGCCTTCCTCGACCTGCTCGGCGTCACCCTCTTCCCGCCCGCCGCGGCCCGCGCCGACGTCACCTTCTGGCTCTCCGCGCCGCAGACCGAGCCGGTGGTCCTGCCCGCGGGTACGGAGGTGGCCACCAGCCGCACCGAGACCGAGGAGGCGGTGGCCTTCGCGACCGAGGGCGACCTGACGGTGGTGCCCTGCGAGCTGGAGTCGGTCCTTCGCCAGGAGTCGGGCGGCACCCCGCAGGACTGCGGGCAGGACGTCTTCGGCGGCCGCGACGTGGCCGCCTTCTCGGCCTCGCCGCAGCCCGGCGACACCCTGCTGTTCGGGCTCAGCTCCCCGGTGCCGCGCTGCGCCGCCGTGCTCCAGCTCGACAGCCGCGTCGACGGCGTCGGCGTCGACCCGCGCCAGCCGCCCCTGGTGTGGGAGGCGTGGACCGCGGACGGCTGGACGGAGTGCGAGGTGGAGGAGGACTCCACCGGTGGCCTCAACCGGCCGGGCGACGTGGTCCTGCACATTCCCGCGGGGCACACCGTCTCGCGGATCGGCAGACAGGACGCGGGCTGGCTGCGCTGCCGGGTGACCGAGGCCGTGCAGGGCCAGCCGTTCTACAGCGCCTCGCCGACCGTGCGCGCCGCGTCCGCGTTCACCATCGGCGGTACGACGACGGTGGCGCACGCCGACGTGGTGCGCGACGAATCGCTCGGCGACTCCTCCGGCGTACCGGGACAGCGCCTCCGCCTGGCCCAGGCGCCGGTCGTCGCCGACCGGCCGCCGCTGGTCCTGGAGGTCTCCGAGCACTCCGCGGACGACTCCGGAGACGGCGACAACGACGGGGCGGGCTGGCACCAGTGGCAGGTCGTCTCCGACTTCGCCTCATCGGGCCCGCTGGACCCGCACGTGACGCTCGACGCGGCGACCGGCGAGATCGCCTTCGGGCCCGCGGTACGCGAACCGGACGGCTCCCTGCGGCAGTTCGGCGCGGTGCCCGCCAAGGGCGCGGCGATCCGCGCGACCCGCTACCGCACCGGCGGCGGCCGCGCGGGCAACGTGGCGCGCGGCGCCATCCAGGTGCTCCGCAGCTCCATCCCGTACGTCGCCCGGGTGGAGAACCGCGAGGCGGCGCGCGGCGGGGTGGACGGCGAGACCGTGCAGGAGGCCAAGGTGCGCGCGCCGATCGCGCTGCGCGCCCAGGAGCGCGCGGTGACCGCGCGCGACTACGAGGAGCTCGCGCGGCGCGCGGCGCCCGAGACGGCCCGCATCCACTGTCTGGCCGCGGACACCGCGGAGGCGGGCGAGAACGCGGTCCGGGTCCTCGTCGTCCCGCAGGCCGTGTCCGACCGGGGCGGGCGGCTCCGCTTCGAGCAGCTGGTGCCGGGCGAGGAACTCCTCTCGCGCGTCACCCAGTTCCTCGACGACCGGCGCCCGATCGGCACCCGGCTCGCGGTCGGGCCGCCGTTCTACCAGGGCGTCACGGTCGTCGCCACGCTGCACTCCTTCCGCGCCGCCCAGTCGGAGAAGGTGCGCACCGAGGCGCTCGACGCGCTGTACGCCTATCTGGACCCGCTGACCGGCGGCGCGCACGGCGACGGCTGGCCGTTCGGGCGTCCGCTGCGCGCCGGTGAGATCTTCGCCGCGCTGCAGCGCGTGCCCGGCGTCGAGCTGGTCGACGAGGTGCTCCTGCACCCCGCCGACCCGCTGACCGGGCGGCGCGGCGACGCCACCGACCGCATCGATCTCGCGCCGTCCGCGCTCCTCTTCCCCTTCGACCACCGCGTCCGCGTCATCGAGGCCCGATGA
- the ku gene encoding non-homologous end joining protein Ku: MRSIWNGAISFGLVSIPIKLVNATENHSISFRQIHTEDGGRIRYRKVCELEDREVTSAEIGKGYEDADGSVIPITDEDLAALPIPTAKTIEIVAFVPADRIDPLQMDAAYYLSANGVPAAKPYTLLREALKRSKKVAIAKFALRGKERLGMLRVVDDVIAMHGLLWPDEIRVPEGVAPDSHVTVRDAELDLADALMDTLGEVDISTLHDDYRDAVEELIAAKVGGTAPTEQAPAAEAGGGKVIDLMAALENSVRAARSARGEAADDDAVADVTPLPARRAKSAPAAPKQVGGKKSTATKKKATATAKKSASKSAQTGRKTATAAKKTTRKKSAAAKKTTAKRRASA, encoded by the coding sequence GTGCGATCCATATGGAACGGTGCGATCTCCTTCGGTCTGGTCAGCATTCCGATCAAGCTCGTGAACGCCACCGAGAACCACTCGATCTCCTTCCGCCAGATCCACACCGAGGACGGCGGCCGGATCCGCTACCGCAAGGTGTGCGAGCTGGAGGACCGCGAGGTGACGTCCGCGGAGATCGGCAAGGGGTACGAGGACGCGGATGGCTCGGTCATCCCCATCACGGACGAGGACCTGGCCGCGCTGCCGATCCCGACCGCCAAGACGATCGAGATCGTCGCCTTCGTCCCCGCGGACCGCATCGACCCGCTCCAGATGGACGCGGCGTACTACCTCTCGGCGAACGGCGTCCCCGCCGCCAAGCCCTACACGCTGCTGCGCGAGGCGCTCAAGCGCAGCAAGAAGGTGGCCATCGCGAAGTTCGCGCTGCGGGGCAAGGAGCGGCTCGGCATGCTGCGCGTGGTCGACGACGTGATCGCCATGCACGGGCTGCTCTGGCCGGACGAGATCCGGGTCCCCGAAGGCGTCGCGCCCGACTCGCACGTCACCGTCCGCGACGCCGAGCTCGACCTGGCGGACGCCCTGATGGACACGCTCGGCGAGGTCGACATCTCCACGCTCCACGACGACTACCGCGACGCGGTCGAGGAACTCATCGCCGCGAAGGTCGGGGGCACGGCCCCCACGGAGCAGGCGCCCGCCGCCGAGGCGGGCGGCGGCAAGGTCATCGACCTGATGGCCGCCCTGGAGAACAGCGTCCGCGCGGCCCGCTCGGCGCGTGGCGAGGCCGCGGACGACGACGCGGTGGCGGACGTGACGCCGCTGCCCGCGCGCCGCGCCAAGTCGGCCCCCGCCGCGCCGAAGCAGGTGGGCGGCAAGAAGTCGACTGCCACCAAGAAGAAGGCGACCGCGACCGCGAAGAAGTCCGCGTCGAAGTCGGCGCAGACGGGCCGCAAGACGGCCACGGCGGCGAAGAAGACGACGCGGAAGAAGTCGGCCGCGGCGAAGAAGACGACGGCCAAGAGGCGCGCGTCGGCGTGA
- a CDS encoding discoidin domain-containing protein, with the protein MTEKPEMSDSPSSTAPCPECGTPARKHGQSFCDSCGAFLRWDTPAAPAGTGPGASPADDAVPDLPPGPARDHAREGSVPGAAATTVPLPTTPPGEPAYQPAQPPHPPQAPQPPQQQAGAHPDGGYARQDDQRPSAGHSDTAIRSLLVPVPDSEPVGPPEAPGGVLPGRPEAARPRVRQAAVPAEPESGMPCPGCGVPNAPRRHFCRSCATPLKDHSGPAAEGPYAGQRPRLNRDRTRWIYRAVVAVIVVGVVVGGIFGGPPAARAVQDHFAKRVPVRPTDFSASHSSPKHGPQVAFDGYSNTWWGTGYSGDSAGQWLQADFGQPTDLLNLLITPGTSPRTAQAAEQARPMEFDLVVTDSAGKERTFKRRINDGGAQKVDVRVRDAVSVRLVVRSAYGAGDKRQLAIAELEYFGRSTGGQ; encoded by the coding sequence ATGACCGAGAAGCCTGAGATGTCAGACTCCCCTTCCAGTACCGCTCCCTGCCCCGAGTGCGGCACCCCGGCCCGCAAGCACGGCCAGTCCTTCTGCGACTCGTGCGGCGCCTTCCTGCGCTGGGACACCCCGGCCGCCCCCGCGGGCACAGGACCCGGCGCGTCCCCCGCCGACGACGCCGTGCCCGACCTGCCGCCGGGCCCGGCGCGGGACCACGCGCGCGAGGGCTCCGTGCCCGGTGCGGCGGCGACGACCGTGCCGCTGCCGACGACCCCGCCCGGCGAGCCCGCCTACCAGCCCGCGCAGCCCCCGCACCCGCCGCAGGCCCCGCAGCCCCCGCAGCAGCAGGCCGGGGCCCACCCCGACGGCGGTTACGCCCGTCAGGACGACCAGCGGCCGTCCGCCGGGCACTCCGACACCGCGATCAGGTCGCTGCTCGTGCCGGTGCCCGACTCCGAGCCCGTCGGCCCGCCCGAGGCGCCCGGCGGCGTGCTGCCCGGCAGGCCCGAGGCCGCCCGCCCGCGGGTGCGCCAGGCCGCCGTGCCCGCCGAGCCCGAGTCGGGCATGCCGTGCCCCGGCTGCGGGGTGCCCAACGCGCCGCGCAGGCACTTCTGCCGCAGCTGCGCGACGCCGCTGAAGGACCACTCCGGCCCGGCCGCCGAAGGCCCGTACGCCGGACAGCGGCCGCGCCTGAACCGCGACCGCACCCGGTGGATCTACCGCGCCGTGGTGGCCGTCATCGTCGTCGGCGTGGTGGTCGGCGGGATCTTCGGCGGGCCGCCCGCCGCGCGCGCCGTGCAGGACCACTTCGCCAAGCGGGTCCCGGTCCGCCCGACGGACTTCAGCGCCTCGCACTCCTCGCCCAAGCACGGCCCCCAGGTGGCCTTCGACGGCTACTCCAACACCTGGTGGGGTACGGGCTATTCGGGCGACTCGGCGGGCCAGTGGCTGCAGGCCGACTTCGGCCAGCCCACCGACCTGCTCAACCTGCTGATCACGCCGGGCACGTCGCCGCGCACCGCGCAGGCCGCCGAGCAGGCGCGGCCCATGGAGTTCGACCTCGTGGTGACGGACTCGGCGGGCAAGGAGCGCACCTTCAAGCGCCGGATCAACGACGGCGGCGCGCAGAAGGTCGACGTGCGGGTGCGCGACGCGGTCTCCGTCCGCCTGGTGGTCCGCTCCGCGTACGGCGCGGGGGACAAGCGTCAGCTGGCCATCGCCGAGCTGGAGTACTTCGGCAGGTCGACCGGCGGTCAGTGA
- a CDS encoding DUF4440 domain-containing protein: protein MTFLPETGYVPTDEDRASLDAWFAAYDAHSARRDVERMADLAVFPLNLVSDDSAGDGRSAQWDREQFVGTMTHVMGEGGEDITFESTRTPVFLSPAMAVVFTDSVMTANGEKQQLRYADILIRRGGSWAFQTMIQGGWGDNL from the coding sequence GTGACCTTTCTTCCCGAGACCGGATACGTGCCGACCGACGAGGACCGCGCGAGCCTGGACGCCTGGTTCGCCGCCTACGACGCGCACAGCGCGCGGCGCGACGTGGAGCGCATGGCCGACCTGGCCGTCTTCCCGCTCAACCTGGTCAGCGACGACTCCGCGGGCGACGGGCGGTCCGCACAGTGGGACCGGGAGCAGTTCGTGGGCACCATGACGCACGTGATGGGAGAGGGCGGCGAGGACATCACCTTCGAGTCCACGCGCACGCCCGTCTTCCTCTCCCCGGCGATGGCCGTCGTCTTCACCGACTCGGTGATGACGGCGAACGGCGAGAAGCAGCAGCTGCGGTACGCCGACATCCTGATCAGGCGCGGTGGGTCCTGGGCCTTCCAGACCATGATCCAGGGCGGCTGGGGGGACAACTTGTAG
- a CDS encoding thioesterase II family protein, translated as MSDWIRCFHPAPEAPARLLCFPHAGGSASAYHPLSAAVSGAVEPLIVQYPGRQDRHGEPFAERTDEVVDAVLAALAQHPGDAPLALFGHSMGAVMAYETARRLTDRGRPPVALFLSGRQAPSVPRRSTGPRPARELSDAELLQDMRELSGTDDEVLTEPELLPLILPPMRADYQLLDDHVHRAGPRLGCPIVALTGESDPRVTPDGVRLWADETDAAFDCHVLAGGHFFLDAHLPYVAEVIASALRHRESEGTRVG; from the coding sequence GTGAGCGACTGGATACGGTGCTTCCACCCCGCACCCGAGGCCCCGGCCCGGCTGCTCTGCTTCCCGCACGCGGGCGGCTCGGCCAGCGCCTACCACCCGCTGTCGGCCGCCGTCAGCGGCGCGGTGGAGCCGCTGATCGTGCAGTACCCGGGGAGGCAGGACCGGCACGGCGAGCCGTTCGCCGAGCGGACGGACGAGGTCGTCGACGCGGTGCTCGCCGCGCTCGCGCAGCACCCGGGAGACGCTCCGCTCGCCCTGTTCGGGCACAGCATGGGCGCGGTCATGGCCTACGAGACGGCCCGGCGCCTGACGGACCGAGGGCGGCCGCCCGTGGCCCTGTTCCTCTCCGGACGGCAGGCGCCCTCGGTGCCGCGCCGGTCCACCGGGCCGCGCCCGGCGCGCGAGCTGAGCGACGCCGAACTCCTTCAGGACATGCGGGAGTTGTCCGGCACGGACGACGAGGTGCTCACCGAACCCGAGCTGCTGCCGCTCATCCTGCCGCCGATGCGCGCCGACTATCAGCTGCTCGACGACCACGTCCACCGCGCGGGGCCCCGCCTCGGCTGCCCGATCGTCGCCCTGACCGGCGAGAGCGACCCGCGCGTCACGCCCGACGGCGTACGGCTCTGGGCGGACGAGACCGACGCCGCCTTCGACTGCCACGTGCTGGCGGGCGGCCACTTCTTCCTCGACGCCCACTTGCCGTACGTCGCGGAGGTCATCGCCTCCGCACTGCGCCACCGCGAGAGCGAGGGCACCCGGGTGGGGTGA
- a CDS encoding GPW/gp25 family protein: MSEQFVGAGWTFPLRTDAGGGIALARREREIEESIRLVLATAPGERPMRPEFGCAVHDMVFAPVNEATAGRIRYEVRSSLDRWEPRIEVIDVEVSPAPDDPSVLFIDVSYSVRGTNNPRSLVFPFYVIPSTETESGV; encoded by the coding sequence ATGAGTGAACAGTTCGTCGGCGCGGGCTGGACCTTCCCGCTGCGTACCGACGCGGGCGGCGGCATCGCGCTGGCCCGCCGCGAACGCGAGATCGAGGAGTCGATCCGGCTGGTGCTCGCCACCGCGCCGGGCGAGCGGCCGATGCGGCCCGAATTCGGCTGCGCCGTCCACGACATGGTCTTCGCGCCGGTCAACGAGGCGACGGCGGGCCGGATCAGGTACGAGGTGCGGTCCTCGCTGGACCGCTGGGAGCCACGGATCGAGGTCATCGACGTCGAGGTCAGCCCCGCCCCCGACGACCCGTCCGTCCTGTTCATCGACGTGAGCTACAGCGTGCGCGGCACCAACAACCCGCGCAGCCTCGTCTTCCCCTTCTACGTGATCCCTTCCACGGAAACCGAAAGCGGAGTCTGA
- a CDS encoding ATP-dependent DNA ligase, translating into MTPAAPVRVALAQTVSALPEGGGWAYEPKFDGHRLVVHRAADGQVTLQARSGRLVTTAFPDLVEAAAALPAGTVLDGEVVVWTEGRIDFAAVQRRAAATQSRAAQLARTLPASYAAFDLLTEDGEDRRGMPYEERRARLVRLLEPLGPPLQAVPSTTDRALALTWYETLPATGVEGLVIKRLDGAYRGGTRAWLKLRHSDTRDAVVVGCTGNPAHPRALVLVLPGDGTPVVSSPLSPAVRTAAARALPAPAGEGVATAIGIGDVTYAALPAEPVVLVEVRRNTTRHATAVVVRFRDA; encoded by the coding sequence ATGACTCCGGCCGCGCCGGTGCGGGTGGCCCTCGCCCAGACGGTGAGCGCGCTGCCGGAGGGCGGCGGCTGGGCCTACGAGCCGAAGTTCGACGGGCACCGCCTGGTCGTGCACCGCGCGGCGGACGGCCAGGTGACGCTCCAGGCGCGCTCCGGGCGCCTGGTCACGACCGCCTTCCCCGACCTCGTGGAGGCGGCGGCCGCGCTGCCCGCGGGCACGGTCCTGGACGGCGAGGTCGTGGTGTGGACCGAGGGGCGCATCGACTTCGCCGCCGTACAGCGGCGGGCCGCGGCGACCCAGTCGCGCGCCGCCCAGCTCGCCAGGACCCTGCCCGCCTCGTACGCCGCCTTCGACCTGCTCACCGAGGACGGCGAGGACCGCCGGGGCATGCCCTACGAGGAACGCCGTGCCCGTCTCGTACGACTGCTCGAACCGCTCGGGCCTCCCCTCCAGGCGGTCCCCTCGACGACCGACCGCGCACTGGCCCTGACCTGGTACGAGACACTGCCCGCGACCGGCGTCGAGGGTCTGGTGATCAAGCGGCTCGACGGCGCGTACCGGGGCGGCACGCGCGCGTGGCTGAAGCTGCGGCACAGCGACACCCGCGACGCGGTGGTCGTCGGCTGCACCGGAAACCCCGCGCACCCCCGCGCCCTGGTCCTCGTCCTGCCCGGCGACGGCACCCCGGTGGTGTCGTCCCCGCTCTCCCCCGCGGTACGGACGGCCGCGGCCCGGGCGCTGCCCGCACCGGCGGGCGAGGGCGTCGCGACGGCGATCGGCATCGGCGACGTGACGTACGCGGCGCTGCCCGCGGAGCCGGTGGTCCTCGTCGAGGTGCGGCGGAACACGACGCGGCACGCTACGGCGGTCGTGGTGCGGTTCCGTGACGCGTGA
- the ligD gene encoding non-homologous end-joining DNA ligase — translation MTPITEVEGRRLALSNLEKVLYPAGGFTKGEMLHYYASTAGALLAHLHNRPVSFLRYPDGPEGQRFFAKNVPPGTPSWVRTADVPRSDGTARQILVQDLATLMWAANLVTEFHTPQWQADAPGQADRLVLDLDPGAPATIVECCGAALWLRERLMADGFHVYAKTSGSKGLHLLVPLEPTPAERVTAYAKELAVEAERELPALVVHRMTRSLRPGKVFVDFSQNAAAKTTATPYTLRARPEPTVSTPVTWAEIEQCDERDQLVFRADDIAPRLRRYGDLLGPLINLNRARPLPARSPR, via the coding sequence ATGACGCCGATCACCGAGGTGGAGGGGCGGCGGCTCGCGCTCAGCAATCTGGAGAAGGTGCTGTACCCGGCGGGCGGCTTCACCAAGGGCGAGATGCTGCACTACTACGCCAGCACGGCGGGCGCCCTCCTCGCGCACCTCCACAACCGGCCCGTCTCGTTCCTGCGCTACCCGGACGGACCCGAAGGCCAGCGCTTCTTCGCCAAGAACGTGCCCCCCGGCACCCCCTCCTGGGTGCGCACCGCCGACGTGCCGCGCTCCGACGGCACCGCGCGCCAGATCCTCGTACAGGACCTGGCCACGCTGATGTGGGCGGCCAATCTGGTCACCGAGTTCCACACCCCGCAATGGCAGGCGGACGCCCCGGGGCAGGCCGACCGCCTGGTCCTGGACCTGGACCCCGGCGCCCCCGCCACCATCGTGGAGTGCTGCGGGGCCGCGCTCTGGCTGCGGGAGCGGCTGATGGCCGACGGCTTCCACGTGTACGCGAAGACCTCGGGCAGCAAGGGCCTGCACCTGCTCGTACCGCTGGAGCCGACCCCCGCCGAACGGGTCACGGCGTACGCGAAGGAGCTGGCCGTCGAGGCCGAGCGGGAGCTGCCCGCGCTCGTCGTGCACCGGATGACGCGGAGCCTGCGCCCCGGCAAGGTCTTCGTCGACTTCAGCCAGAACGCCGCCGCGAAGACGACCGCCACGCCCTACACCCTGCGGGCCCGCCCCGAGCCGACCGTCTCCACCCCCGTGACCTGGGCGGAGATCGAGCAGTGCGACGAGCGGGACCAGCTGGTCTTCCGCGCGGACGACATCGCGCCCCGCCTGCGCAGGTACGGGGACCTGCTCGGCCCGCTCATCAACCTCAACCGGGCCAGACCGCTGCCCGCGCGGTCGCCGCGATGA
- a CDS encoding VgrG-related protein encodes MSEKTYTSVLHAEIGGARLPDKLAVLLVEGWVDSSVNVPSAFQLTFVDSGGDILQKFRQIKVGAEAVLCPFTDGVRGKPMLTGEVTALEVDSDASGKTLVVRGYDPGHRLLRNRRVQGYPNMTASDIVRRVAGLNRLKIGKIESTPTVYELATQPNITDWDFLSRLAQENDSRLSFDEDGKLNFAGLKPAAGAPADTTPSAQSPYVLEFGHNALHSRVAVTASGQVSTAGARGWDVRSKRALSSTSPATVSKDIDADITPAQLSQPFGKSELTSTQTPYTTQAQVRHAAKSLADDVSGSFAELEVAVTGNPDLQPGRPVALKGAGFPFEGKYTATGVRHVFESGRPFTTWLTVSGRQFRSLYGLASGGADAAPPMPGVAMALVSNAKDPMKMNRVKLRFPWLSDTYESDWCRIAQLGGVRGGGLMMPEVGDEVLVAFDRGSLEHPYVLAGLYNGRDKPTPNTDGLQPIDPTSGRVNWRSISSRSGHTMELVDAKSRMKSGIRLQTGNGRLTVHMDETKTSVTIKSDGSVSITGTRNVSIKAGGNLSLTAGGSLTMSAGGAVDIKAGAKFGVMAGAAADINATGAISLKSAGAVAVNSVGAVSVTAVGAVAVSAGAAAAISSPATVALSAPAVLRNGIPF; translated from the coding sequence ATGAGCGAGAAGACGTACACGAGTGTCCTGCACGCCGAGATCGGCGGCGCCCGGCTGCCCGACAAGCTGGCCGTGCTGCTCGTGGAGGGCTGGGTGGACTCCAGCGTGAACGTGCCGTCCGCCTTCCAGCTGACCTTCGTCGACAGCGGCGGCGACATCCTGCAGAAGTTCCGGCAGATCAAGGTGGGCGCGGAGGCGGTGCTCTGCCCGTTCACCGACGGCGTGCGCGGCAAGCCCATGCTGACCGGCGAGGTCACCGCCCTTGAGGTGGACTCGGACGCGAGCGGCAAGACCCTCGTGGTGCGCGGCTACGACCCGGGGCACCGCCTCCTTCGCAACCGCCGGGTGCAGGGCTATCCGAACATGACGGCCTCCGACATCGTGCGCCGCGTCGCAGGTCTCAACCGCCTCAAGATCGGCAAGATCGAATCCACTCCGACCGTGTACGAGCTGGCGACCCAGCCCAACATCACGGACTGGGACTTCCTGTCCCGCCTCGCCCAGGAGAACGACAGCAGGCTCTCCTTCGACGAGGACGGCAAGCTGAACTTCGCGGGCCTCAAGCCCGCCGCGGGGGCGCCCGCCGACACCACTCCGTCCGCGCAGAGCCCGTACGTCCTGGAGTTCGGGCACAACGCGCTGCACAGCCGGGTCGCGGTGACCGCGTCGGGGCAGGTCTCCACCGCGGGTGCGCGCGGCTGGGACGTGCGGTCCAAGCGCGCCCTTTCCTCGACGTCCCCGGCCACGGTCAGCAAGGACATCGACGCCGACATCACCCCGGCGCAGCTGTCCCAGCCGTTCGGCAAGTCCGAACTCACCAGCACGCAGACGCCGTACACCACCCAGGCGCAGGTGCGGCACGCCGCCAAGTCGCTCGCCGACGACGTGTCGGGCTCCTTCGCGGAGCTGGAGGTCGCGGTCACCGGCAACCCCGACCTGCAGCCGGGCAGGCCGGTGGCGCTCAAGGGCGCGGGCTTCCCCTTCGAGGGGAAGTACACGGCGACCGGCGTGCGCCACGTCTTCGAGTCCGGGCGTCCCTTCACCACCTGGCTGACCGTGTCGGGGCGGCAGTTCCGTTCGCTGTACGGGCTCGCCTCGGGCGGCGCGGACGCCGCGCCGCCGATGCCGGGCGTGGCCATGGCGCTGGTCAGCAACGCCAAGGACCCGATGAAGATGAACCGGGTCAAGCTGCGCTTCCCGTGGCTCTCGGACACCTACGAGAGCGACTGGTGCCGGATCGCCCAGCTGGGCGGCGTACGCGGTGGCGGGCTGATGATGCCGGAGGTGGGCGACGAGGTGCTCGTGGCCTTCGACCGGGGCTCTCTCGAACATCCCTATGTGCTCGCCGGGCTGTACAACGGCAGGGACAAGCCGACGCCGAACACGGACGGTCTGCAGCCGATCGACCCGACGAGCGGCCGGGTCAACTGGCGCTCCATCTCCTCGCGCAGCGGCCACACCATGGAGCTCGTCGACGCCAAGTCCCGCATGAAGAGCGGCATCAGGCTGCAGACGGGCAACGGCCGCCTCACCGTCCACATGGACGAGACGAAGACCAGCGTGACCATCAAGAGCGACGGTTCCGTCTCCATCACCGGCACCCGGAACGTCAGCATCAAGGCGGGCGGCAACCTGTCGCTGACCGCGGGCGGTTCGCTGACGATGAGCGCGGGCGGGGCCGTCGACATCAAGGCGGGCGCCAAGTTCGGCGTGATGGCGGGCGCCGCCGCGGACATCAACGCGACCGGCGCCATCAGCCTCAAGTCGGCGGGCGCGGTGGCCGTGAACTCGGTCGGCGCGGTCTCCGTCACGGCGGTCGGCGCGGTGGCCGTCTCGGCGGGCGCGGCGGCGGCGATCAGCTCGCCCGCCACGGTCGCGCTGAGCGCACCGGCCGTCCTGCGCAACGGCATTCCCTTCTAG
- a CDS encoding phage tail protein, producing the protein MSVSHRGSVDSLGSAHPLDEQLPAVFADDDFALRFVSGLDVVLAPVFTVLDCLEAYFMPSLAPEDFLEWLTDWVGTELDGTEPLVLRRHAVASAVALHRVRGTRRGLAAAVELAFGVRPEITESGGATWSARPLGSFPGNPRPGLHIALPVRDPASVDGHRLHAVVAAARPAHLPFTAEVTTTPSLREPTHDREA; encoded by the coding sequence GTGAGCGTGTCGCACCGGGGCAGCGTCGACTCGCTCGGCTCCGCGCATCCGCTCGACGAGCAGCTCCCCGCCGTCTTCGCCGACGACGACTTCGCGCTGCGCTTCGTCTCCGGTCTCGACGTCGTGCTCGCCCCCGTCTTCACCGTCCTGGACTGTCTGGAGGCGTACTTCATGCCCTCCCTGGCACCCGAGGACTTCCTCGAGTGGCTGACCGACTGGGTCGGCACGGAGCTCGACGGCACGGAGCCGCTGGTGCTCCGCCGGCACGCGGTGGCCTCCGCGGTCGCCCTGCACCGGGTGCGCGGCACCCGGCGCGGTCTGGCAGCCGCCGTCGAACTCGCCTTCGGCGTACGGCCCGAGATCACCGAGAGCGGCGGCGCCACCTGGTCCGCGCGGCCGCTCGGCTCCTTTCCCGGCAACCCGCGCCCCGGCCTGCACATCGCTCTGCCGGTCCGCGACCCGGCGTCGGTGGACGGGCACCGCCTGCACGCCGTCGTCGCCGCGGCCCGCCCCGCCCACCTCCCCTTCACGGCCGAGGTGACCACCACACCGTCCCTGAGGGAACCCACCCATGACCGAGAAGCCTGA